In one Mustela lutreola isolate mMusLut2 chromosome 8, mMusLut2.pri, whole genome shotgun sequence genomic region, the following are encoded:
- the CLEC12A gene encoding C-type lectin domain family 12 member A isoform X1, with translation MSEEITYADLKFQDSSEKENIYEFDGVGIKDTEKSSDLSKVSREKQIQHSSPAPPVPSHGWRRRTLALTFLCLLLLVGLGVLGSIFYTTLKIETGKLNKMQNFKEELQKNVSLQLIHNKNSSKMIRDLSITLQEIATKLCHELYKREPEHKCKPCPKAWMWHEDSCYILSDHDETWQESVMSCSAQNASLLTIKSKSVLEFIKSKKLRGYWLGLSSEEYQGYQKLDETIISSNWLTQRRNDVNDRMFCGYIDTSYISYIDCTYSKMFICEKLANPVEVKSTLLSEIPDGKYS, from the exons ATGTCTGAAGAAATTACTTACGCGGATCTAAAATTTCAGGACTccagtgaaaaggaaaatatctaTGAGTTTGACGGAGTTGGGATAAAAG ACACAGAGAAGtcaagtgacttgtccaaagtctCACGTGAGAAGCAGATCCAGCATTCAAGCCCAG CACCACCTGTTCCTTCCCATGGATGGCGTCGGAGAACCTTGGCTCTGACTTTTCTATGTCTTCTGCTGCTGGTTGGACTAGGAGTCTTAGGAAGCATAT tTTACACAACTTTGAAGATAGAAACAGGAAAAttgaataaaatgcaaaatttcaaagaagaacTTCAGAAAAATGTTTCTCTACAACTGATACATAACAAGAATAGTTCCAAAATGATCAGGGACCTGTCGATCACACTGCAGGAAATAGCCACCAAATTATGTCATGAGCTGTATAAAAGAGAACCAG AGCACAAATGTAAACCTTGTCCAAAGGCATGGATGTGGCATGAGGACAGCTGTTACATACTAAGTGACCATGATGAAACATGGCAAGAGAGTGTCATGTCCTGTTCTGCTCAAAATGCCAGTCTGCTGACAATTAAGAGCAAAAGTGTGTTG GAATTTATAAAATCCAAGAAATTACGTGGATACTGGCTGGGATTATCTAGTGAAGAATATCAAGGTTACCAAAAACTGGATGAGACAATTATCTCCTCCAACTG GCTTACACAAAGGAGAAATGATGTAAATGATCGGATGTTTTGTGGGTATATAGATACAAGTTATATTTCCTATATAGACTGTACTTACAGTAAGATGTTTATATGCGAGAAGCTGGCTAATCCAGTGGAGGTTAAGAGCACACTACTGAGTGAAATACCAGATGGAAAATATAGTTAG
- the CLEC12A gene encoding C-type lectin domain family 12 member A isoform X2 yields the protein MSEEITYADLKFQDSSEKENIYEFDGVGIKAPPVPSHGWRRRTLALTFLCLLLLVGLGVLGSIFYTTLKIETGKLNKMQNFKEELQKNVSLQLIHNKNSSKMIRDLSITLQEIATKLCHELYKREPEHKCKPCPKAWMWHEDSCYILSDHDETWQESVMSCSAQNASLLTIKSKSVLEFIKSKKLRGYWLGLSSEEYQGYQKLDETIISSNWLTQRRNDVNDRMFCGYIDTSYISYIDCTYSKMFICEKLANPVEVKSTLLSEIPDGKYS from the exons ATGTCTGAAGAAATTACTTACGCGGATCTAAAATTTCAGGACTccagtgaaaaggaaaatatctaTGAGTTTGACGGAGTTGGGATAAAAG CACCACCTGTTCCTTCCCATGGATGGCGTCGGAGAACCTTGGCTCTGACTTTTCTATGTCTTCTGCTGCTGGTTGGACTAGGAGTCTTAGGAAGCATAT tTTACACAACTTTGAAGATAGAAACAGGAAAAttgaataaaatgcaaaatttcaaagaagaacTTCAGAAAAATGTTTCTCTACAACTGATACATAACAAGAATAGTTCCAAAATGATCAGGGACCTGTCGATCACACTGCAGGAAATAGCCACCAAATTATGTCATGAGCTGTATAAAAGAGAACCAG AGCACAAATGTAAACCTTGTCCAAAGGCATGGATGTGGCATGAGGACAGCTGTTACATACTAAGTGACCATGATGAAACATGGCAAGAGAGTGTCATGTCCTGTTCTGCTCAAAATGCCAGTCTGCTGACAATTAAGAGCAAAAGTGTGTTG GAATTTATAAAATCCAAGAAATTACGTGGATACTGGCTGGGATTATCTAGTGAAGAATATCAAGGTTACCAAAAACTGGATGAGACAATTATCTCCTCCAACTG GCTTACACAAAGGAGAAATGATGTAAATGATCGGATGTTTTGTGGGTATATAGATACAAGTTATATTTCCTATATAGACTGTACTTACAGTAAGATGTTTATATGCGAGAAGCTGGCTAATCCAGTGGAGGTTAAGAGCACACTACTGAGTGAAATACCAGATGGAAAATATAGTTAG